aagctTTGATACACGTACCCTTTCTGTGGGGTGAAAACGCATATCCATATCCATTCTTCTTCGCTTGCGTCATGTATGCATCAGACTAGATCGATGGTTGCCCCTCGCTCCCCCGGGTCACCCTTGCTTGAGCCTTCCTTCAATGTCCTCTGGGCATTTGTGTCACTCCGCTACTTCTCCACACTACTTTTTCTTTAATCTATAGGTGATGGTGGGGTGCAATAAAGAAACCCATCCATCTGTTTAGTGCTGCCATCTCAAGAAGCCTATAGACTAGTGATGTCTCCTTTGGTGGACACAAGCCTGATGAAGCTGGGTAACCAGGAGGGAAGGGGTGATCGGAAGGAGGTCCTCAACTTCCCCGGCTCGTAATTCTTGTTTAGCTAGCTTTAGTAGATATGGCAGATGGGTGCGAGTATGACGAGGACTTTGAGGAAGAGGAGGTTTGGGCTGTTATGCCGGAGATGAAAGAAGCGAGACCCAAGGATTCATCTTgtgcctcttcatcttcttcttctgctagGCGTCTTCTGACTGGTGCAAGAATGATACCCAGGTCCAGTGCTAACTCGGAACCAAGCGGTAGATCCCTCAGAAGATCTGCTCCCGTTCGCATCCCTGAGTGGCCCAAGGTTTACAAGCATCGTCAGAGACAAAGCTTTGGAGCTCACGGCTACGAGGATGAGTTCCATCGCCGCGGCGGCAGCCATGAGAATGTtgatgaagaggaggaggatgatgatgatcgTAGAGCCCCCCCACATGAATGGCTCGCGAAGAAGATGGCTAGGAGCCAGATCTCGTCCTCCTCGGTCTTTGAAGGGGCAGGGAGAACCCTCAAGGGGAGAGATCTCAGCAAGGTGAGGAATGCTGTGCTTATAAAGACTGGTTTCTTAGAGTAGGATGAGATGTAAAATAGGTTGAGTGTGAGGTCATTGTCATGATTTTGCTGTGAAAACGGTACCTCGGTGCGGCAATTGGGCTACCTTTTGTCTTGCTTCCCTTCTCTTTGGCCTGACAGACAGCATTGAGATTTTGTTGTGTGTTGCGGGAGGAGGAGATGAGATGTTCTTCTCTTACTCTGTAACACCGGGCATGTATAACCAGTTAACGACCTCCCTCCCTTCGCTGCCATGTACAAGGAATGTTTTTTTTAG
Above is a genomic segment from Musa acuminata AAA Group cultivar baxijiao chromosome BXJ3-4, Cavendish_Baxijiao_AAA, whole genome shotgun sequence containing:
- the LOC135637186 gene encoding protein S40-7-like, which codes for MADGCEYDEDFEEEEVWAVMPEMKEARPKDSSCASSSSSSARRLLTGARMIPRSSANSEPSGRSLRRSAPVRIPEWPKVYKHRQRQSFGAHGYEDEFHRRGGSHENVDEEEEDDDDRRAPPHEWLAKKMARSQISSSSVFEGAGRTLKGRDLSKVRNAVLIKTGFLE